From a region of the Elusimicrobiota bacterium genome:
- a CDS encoding LCP family protein yields MKFNKPQLLLFLTVLFLIFSIYLSFSSYFSQSIKNSKSVNAVLMVSSPYKNLRHLEFLIFVNYVPSQGYLNLIPIPKEARIPKHSKTVTTLEKVFDSSCKSEKNMHVVSRRVIKEIEDIFQNKSAIPNYVAFDLVSLERLIDIMGGITLDIDEPVNKKDENGNLTVFLSTGSYRLNASDTLEYVRLMNTSSRADNALRKQLFLKAFLKKISSPALFFKMPWIIPVINSNLESNLNPWDLMFGFFELKNIKRENIQVFQMPGHFKGAYFEPDNESIKGLFDKLFPSKDISLYSGPKVRLEVWNASGKNNLAEKITWILREKGYDVVEWGTFSVKQKKTLIKDLSGDLKTAQKISNIISCGEIVTRYEAKRYIDISLILGEDCKIE; encoded by the coding sequence TACTTTTCGCAGTCAATCAAAAATTCCAAATCAGTAAATGCGGTTCTTATGGTCAGTTCGCCGTACAAAAATCTGCGGCATCTGGAATTTTTAATTTTTGTAAATTATGTTCCTTCTCAAGGGTATCTAAATCTTATTCCTATTCCGAAAGAGGCTAGGATCCCCAAGCATTCAAAAACTGTTACAACCTTAGAAAAAGTATTTGACAGCTCCTGCAAAAGCGAAAAAAACATGCACGTGGTTTCCCGCAGAGTTATAAAAGAAATTGAAGATATTTTTCAAAATAAATCTGCCATTCCGAACTATGTTGCTTTTGATTTAGTTTCTTTAGAAAGGCTTATTGATATTATGGGGGGGATAACTTTAGATATTGACGAGCCTGTAAACAAAAAGGACGAAAATGGAAACCTAACAGTTTTTCTTTCTACCGGCAGCTATCGTTTAAATGCTTCTGATACTTTGGAATATGTCAGACTTATGAATACATCCTCGCGTGCAGATAATGCATTAAGGAAACAGCTATTCTTAAAAGCGTTCCTTAAAAAGATTTCAAGCCCGGCGCTTTTCTTTAAAATGCCTTGGATAATACCCGTAATAAATTCAAATTTAGAATCTAACTTGAATCCGTGGGATCTTATGTTTGGCTTTTTTGAATTGAAAAACATCAAAAGAGAAAATATTCAAGTGTTTCAAATGCCGGGACATTTTAAGGGCGCATATTTTGAGCCGGATAATGAAAGTATTAAGGGCCTTTTTGATAAACTATTTCCTTCAAAAGATATCTCGCTGTACAGCGGCCCCAAGGTGCGCCTTGAGGTTTGGAATGCCTCCGGAAAGAACAATCTGGCTGAAAAAATTACCTGGATATTAAGAGAAAAAGGCTACGATGTTGTGGAATGGGGCACGTTTTCGGTAAAGCAGAAAAAAACTCTTATAAAAGATTTATCGGGGGATTTAAAAACCGCACAAAAAATATCAAATATTATTTCCTGCGGCGAAATAGTAACGCGTTATGAAGCAAAAAGATACATCGATATCTCTTTAATACTCGGCGAGGATTGTAAGATTGAATAG
- the rsfS gene encoding ribosome silencing factor: MNRKRINFLVLARAAAKIADDKKGEEIYILNVKKYSSLADYFLLITANSYPQIRAISEHIKKSIKEDFDLLPIHKEGKYSDSWAVLDYGGLLIHVMSLKARKFYRLDKLWENARHISFEK; the protein is encoded by the coding sequence TTGAATAGGAAAAGGATAAACTTTTTGGTTCTTGCGCGAGCCGCAGCAAAAATTGCCGATGACAAAAAAGGCGAAGAAATATATATTCTGAATGTAAAAAAATATTCCAGTCTTGCCGATTATTTTCTGCTCATTACCGCCAATTCTTATCCTCAGATTCGCGCAATAAGCGAACATATAAAGAAGTCAATCAAAGAAGATTTTGATCTGCTTCCCATACATAAAGAAGGAAAATATTCCGATTCCTGGGCGGTATTAGATTACGGCGGACTTTTGATACATGTCATGTCTTTAAAAGCGCGAAAATTCTACAGGCTTGATAAGCTCTGGGAAAATGCAAGGCATATATCGTTTGAAAAATAA